From Triticum urartu cultivar G1812 chromosome 2, Tu2.1, whole genome shotgun sequence, a single genomic window includes:
- the LOC125537412 gene encoding LOW QUALITY PROTEIN: LRR receptor-like serine/threonine-protein kinase GHR1 (The sequence of the model RefSeq protein was modified relative to this genomic sequence to represent the inferred CDS: inserted 1 base in 1 codon): MGFVGRFLFLLLLVVTTPALGQLPSQDILALLAFKKGITHDPAGFVTDSWNDESIDFNGCPASWNGVVCNGASVAGVVLDGHRISGVADLSVFANLTMLVKLSMANNNLSGSLPSNVASLKSLKFLDISNNRFSGPIPDDIGSLRSLQNMSLAGNNFSGTLPDSIDGLASLQSLDVSGNALSGPLPVALKGLRSMVALNLSYNAFTKGIPAGLGLLVNLQSVDLSWNQLDGGVDWKFLIESTVTHVDFSGNLLTSTTPKELKFLADISETVVYLNLSNNKLTGSLIDGVELSTFGRLKVLDLSSNELSGDLPGFNYVYDLEVLRLANNGFTGFVPSGLLKGDSLVLNQLDLSANNLTGHINMITSTTLQILNLSSNALFGDLPLLAGSCTVLDLSNNQFRGNLSVFTKWSNDLEYVDLSQNNLTGSMPDVSSQFLRLNYLNLSHNSLADTIPEAVVLYPKLTVLDLSSNQFSGPIPANLLSSSMLHELYIQDNMLTGGVSFPGSWSKNLSLEVLDISGNHFSGSLPDDVVSLSGLRVLDISSNNFSGALPATVTKLAALTALDISTNQFTGPLPDALPDTLQSLNASYNDLSGVVPVNLRKFPESSFHPGNSRLEYPASSSGSGNSHSGSAGGKSLSTGAKIGLVAASIVLLVILILXAIVCHYKRISRQFPSSEKVSDKNLHRATKDIESMKRKDNKGSSEVSADDLGAPRKGSTSEAPSQEEKLSGVGAFSPSKGSRFSWSPDSGEAYGQEGLARLDVRSPDRLAGELHFLDETITLTPEELSRAPAEVLGRSSHGTSYRATLENGVFLTVKWLREGVARPKKEFTKEAKKFANIRHPNVVGLRGYYWGPTPHEKLILSDYVSPGSLASFLYDRPGRRGPPLTWAQRLKIAVDVARGLNYLHFDRAMPHGNLKATNILLDGLDLNARVADYCLHRLMTQAGVVEQIVDLGVLGYRAPELAASKKPSPSFKSDVYAFGVALLELLTGRCAGDVITGSEGGVDLTDWVQLRVAEGQESECFDPAMASDSENPQGVKGMKEVLGIALRCIRPVSERPGIKSVYEDLSSI, from the exons ATGGGGTTTGTTGGCAGATTTTTGTTTTTGCTCTTGCTGGTGGTCACCACCCCTGCCTTGGGCCAACTGCCGTCGCAGGACATCCTCGCGCTCCTGGCCTTCAAGAAGGGAATCACTCATGACCCTGCCGGTTTCGTCACAGACTCCTGGAATGACGAGTCAATTGACTTCAATGGCTGCCCGGCCTCCTGGAACGGTGTCGTGTGCAATGGCGCCAGCGTGGCTGGAGTTGTGCTTGACGGCCATCGGATCTCCGGTGTTGCCGATCTCTCCGTGTTTGCCAACCTGACCATGCTTGTCAAGCTCTCCATGGCCAATAACAATCTCTCCGGGAGCCTCCCTAGCAATGTGGCCAGTCTCAAGAGCTTGAAGTTCCTCGACATCTCCAACAACCGGTTCTCGGGTCCAATCCCTGATGATATTGGCAGTCTCCGGAGCCTGCAGAACATGTCGCTTGCCGGGAACAACTTCTCAGGCACATTGCCTGATTCCATTGACGGGCTCGCGTCGCTTCAGTCGCTGGATGTGAGCGGCAATGCTCTGTCTGGCCCATTGCCGGTGGCTCTGAAAGGTCTTCGGAGCATGGTTGCTCTGAACCTCTCATATAATGCCTTCACAAAGGGCATTCCTGCTGGGCTTGGCCTCCTTGTGAACCTCCAGTCTGTGGATCTGAGCTGGAATCAATTGGATGGTGGTGTCGATTGGAAATTCTTGATTGAGTCAACTGTTACTCATGTTGACTTCAGTGGAAACTTGCTCACCAGCACCACCCCCAAAGAACTCAAGTTTCTCGCAGACATTTCAGAGACAGTTGTATATCTGAACCTTAGCAACAACAAGTTGACTGGGTCACTGATAGATGGAGTTGAGCTCTCAACTTTTGGGAGGTTGAAGGTGCTTGATCTGAGTAGTAATGAGCTGTCTGGAGACCTCCCAGGATTCAATTATGTTTATGATCTTGAAGTTTTGCGCCTTGCAAACAATGGATTCACTGGGTTTGTACCTAGTGGACTTCTAAAGGGAGATTCTCTGGTGTTGAACCAACTGGACCTTAGTGCAAATAACCTGACAG GTCATATCAATATGATCACATCAACTACCTTGCAGATCCTTAATTTGTCCTCAAATGCTCTTTTTGGGGATCTACCATTGCTTGCTGGGAGCTGCACTGTGTTAGATCTATCAAATAACCAGTTTCGAGGAAATTTATCAGTTTTTACCAAATGGAGCAATGACTTGGAATATGTTGACCTCAGCCAGAACAATCTAACTGGGAGTATGCCTGATGTGAGCTCACAATTCCTTCGCCTAAACTACCTGAACCTTTCTCATAATTCTCTAGCTGATACCATACCTGAAGCTGTTGTTTTGTATCCCAAACTTACTGTCCTTGACCTCAGCTCCAATCAGTTTAGCGGTCCTATTCCTGCTAATCTACTCTCTTCCTCCATGCTGCATGAGCTCTACATCCAGGATAACATGCTTACTGGTGGCGTGTCGTTCCCAGGATCCTGGTCCAAAAATTTGAGTCTTGAAGTGCTTGATATTTCTGGAAACCATTTTAGTGGCAGCCTCCCTGATGATGTAGTATCCTTGTCTGGCCTCCGTGTCCTTGACATATCCTCAAACAACTTCTCCGGAGCTTTACCAGCCACTGTCACTAAGCTTGCAGCACTTACTGCACTTGACATATCAACGAACCAGTTCACGGGGCCACTGCCAGACGCACTTCCGGATACTCTTCAGTCCCTCAATGCCTCTTATAATGACCTATCTGGTGTCGTGCCTGTGAACTTGAGAAAGTTCCCAGAATCTTCTTTCCATCCTGGGAACTCGAGATTAGAGTATCCTGCTAGCTCATCTGGATCCGGCAATTCCCACTCTGGTTCAGCAGGTGGCAAATCACTCAGCACAGGTGCTAAAATAGGACTTGTAGCAGCTAGCATTGTTCTTCTTGTCATCCTTATCC TTGCTATTGTATGCCACTACAAGCGGATCTCACGGCAGTTCCCTAGCTCAGAGAAGGTCTCTGACAAGAACCTCCACAGGGCTACTAAAGACATTGAGAGCATGAAAAGAAAGGACAACAAAGGTAGTTCGGAGGTGTCGGCGGATGATCTTGGTGCTCCTCGAAAGGGCTCCACATCTGAAGCACCGAGCCAAGAAGAGAAGTTGTCAGGTGTGGGGGCATTTTCACCATCCAAGGGGAGCCGCTTCTCTTGGTCACCGGATTCTGGAGAGGCGTATGGACAGGAAGGCCTAGCACGGCTGGACGTCAGGTCACCTGACAGGTTAGCAGGGGAGCTGCACTTCCTGGATGAGACCATCACGCTCACACCGGAGGAGCTGTCAAGGGCGCCAGCTGAAGTGCTTGGGAGGAGCAGCCACGGAACTTCGTACAGGGCAACGTTGGAGAATGGTGTATTCTTGACAGTGAAGTGGCTGAGAGAAGGTGTTGCGAGGCCCAAGAAAGAGTTCACCAAGGAGGCCAAGAAATTTGCAAACATCCGGCATCCCAATGTAGTTGGCTTGCGTGGATACTACTGGGGTCCAACACCACATGAGAAACTCATCCTGTCAGACTATGTTTCGCCGGGAAGTCTGGCTAGCTTTTTGTACG ATCGGCCGGGGAGGAGAGGCCCTCCACTGACCTGGGCGCAGCGGCTCAAGATCGCGGTTGATGTGGCACGTGGCCTGAATTACCTCCATTTCGACCGTGCAATGCCTCATGGGAACCTCAAGGCCACCAACATCTTGCTGGACGGCCTTGACCTGAATGCCCGTGTCGCGGACTACTGCCTGCACCGCCTGATGACCCAGGCCGGCGTTGTCGAGCAGATTGTCGACCTGGGGGTGCTGGGTTACCGTGCCCCGGAGCTGGCGGCATCCAAGAAGCCATCCCCCTCGTTCAAGTCTGACGTCTACGCCTTTGGTGTTGCGCTGCTTGAGCTCCTGACTGGCCGATGCGCGGGCGACGTCATCACGGGGTCTGAAGGTGGCGTCGACCTGACCGACTGGGTGCAGCTGCGGGTGGCGGAAGGCCAAGAATCGGAGTGCTTTGACCCGGCCATGGCTTCGGACTCGGAGAACCCGCAGGGGGTGAAGGGCATGAAGGAGGTGCTGGGCATTGCGTTGAGATGCATCCGACCGGTCTCCGAAAGGCCTGGGATCAAGTCTGTGTACGAGGATCTTTCATCAATCTAG